The sequence AGAAAGACTGCACCAGCGGACCACCTGCCAGGTCCTGCAGGGTAATGCCATCCTTTTCTATCACACAATTGGCAGTAAATACGGTGGCATGGGGTGTGCCGGTAGCATAGTTCCATTCGCCGGTGATCTCATAACCATGGGCGGTAACTTTGGCAACACCCGAAGCCTTGCCGCTTCCTGCCAGGCATACCTTACTGTTGTTATATACTTCCTGCGCTGCCGATGGTTCAAGGAAGCCGACAAACCAGTTGGCCCCGCTGCACAGGGTTACCGTCCATCCCGTGCTGCCATCTGTCCATGCCAGTGCTTCTTCTATGCGCAGGGCTTCCGGCAGGGGGAGAGCCAGTCCGCCATAGGCGGCAGGTACAAATAAATTAAACCAGCGCTGTGCATAAATAATCGCCAGTTGTTCATCATGCAGCCGGCCGGCCTTTTCTGCTTCGGCAGATAAATCACGGATGGCCTGTACCACTTCAGGAACTATAACAACAGATGGATGTGATGGTGTGCTCATAATAAATACAAAAATGTGAAACGTTAAACCTGTAGCCTCAAACGCGAAACCCTCAAACCTCTGCACTCAGGCTCCTGGCTTCCGGATGCTGAATCCTGGATTCTTTCTTCAATATCTTACTCCACTTCCTATATCCCAGTATCGCTACAATAAACAGGAAGGTAGTCAGCGCCGCATACAAAGGCAATTGTTTGTGCAGTAATAGGGGCACAGCAAAGGCATTTGATATATTCAGTAATATCCAGTTCTCGATCTTCCGTTTGGCCAGTAACCACATGCCTGCCCAGGCGGTACAGGTTACCCAGGCATCCCAAAAGGGTACTGTAGAACCGGTGAGGTGTTTCAGGGAGAGGGAAAACACCACAAAGCCAACCAGCACGATCAGCAATACGATCATCCATTCACGCCGGTTACAGCGCGAGATCTTTACCGGCGGTAAATGTTTCTTTTTCACCCAGTGCCACCAGCCATACACGCTCATCACAATATAATAGCCATTCAGCAGGCATTCGGCGTACAGACCGGCTTCAAACAAAATAAAAATAGAGAGGCTGGTAGCTGCAATACCGGTAGGGTACAGCCAGATCTTATTGGCTTTGGCAAAAAGTACTTCTGATACGCCAAGCGCCAGGGCCAGCCATTGTATAAAGGGAGTAGCGGCTAATTGTTGTCCCAGTAAAGTGAACCATTCTGATACGTTCATACAAAACAATTAAATAGTATGAACCCAAAGGGAGATGGTATGCGCATTAAACGCATTAGTAAGTATTATTCCTCATCCCTACGCCGGTATTATCCGGATCAGGTGTCTGAAAGAAGCATTGCTTCTTTCAATGGGTATAATCTCAGCCTTTCTTTCAGCCTCCCGTTTGTACCGCGAAGCAAGGCACCCCTTGAGTCGTAAGGGGGCAAAGATAAGGCTAAAAAGAAAAAATGGATTTTCTTTTATGGATTTAACCATGCTGTGCATCACAGCTCCCAATCAATACCCGGTGATATTTAAACCAATCGAATTATGATCTGTAAACCTGTTGTATCCTGTGTGATCAGTTTGTGTATGGCGCTTACCGTGATGGCGCAACCTTCCGCCCTTGACAAAAACAAAGTACAGAACCTTTTCGAGGAGCAGCAATACGAAGAGGCCATCAGCTACCTGCAGCCTGTTATCGGCAGTGATTCTGCCAATGCACAGGCCCTGCGCCTGTTGAGCTATGCCTATTATATGAATGAGGATATCCTACGGGCGCAGCAGTGTTATTGGAAGCTTTTTGATCTTGATTCTAACAATATTACTGCCAATCATTATCTCGCTACCATCTATTACAACAGGGATCCGGATATAGCCATGAACTTCCTGGGCCGCCTTATCCGGCTGCAGCCGGATAAGGCCCAGTACCATCGCGGACTGGGCGAGCTGCTCAGTCGTGCCAAAATGAAAGATTCCGCTTTACTATACCTGAATCAGGCCTATGCACTGGCGCCGGGTGATTACAAGAACCTTGTGTCATTGGCGGAAACACTCATTGATATTAAAAACTATACGAAGGCAGATAGTCTCCTCGAAATAGGACTGGCGCGCGACTCTTTGAATATGTCCGTGCTGAAATCCCGGATCAGGAGCGCCTATGAAGCCAAAGACTACAAAAGCATTCCGGTGCCGGGCGAAAGGTTAATACGGCTTCAGGAAGTAAGCTTAAACACCCTTACCAAAGTGGTGCTGGGCTACTACAACCTGCAGCAGTATGAAGATTGCATTCGTGTATGCGAGTACATGTTCAGCATGGAACTGAACGTGGAAGCTGTTTATTACTATGAGGCAAAAGCATTGGCCAAATTAAAAGACTATAAGAAGAGCAATGAGATGCTGGAAATATGCCTCGGGAAAGCCATCTCCAAAAATGCGGAAATGTATTATTTCGATCTCGGGCAAAACCATGAAGCCACCCGGCAATTCAAAAAAGCAGTGGCTGCCTATGATACCGCCTTCTATCTCTTTAAAGCACCGCTGGCGTTATACAATTGCGGCCGTATCTATGAGGCGGAACTCAAAAATGAAGCCCTCGCACGCCAGTACTATACCCGCTATCTGGCTCTCGCTAAGCCCGAAGCCCCCGACGAAAAAAGAGCCTATGCCTACGTAAAGGAACGGTGGGGCAAAAAGAAGCCGAAGAAATAATTTACCACCCACTTTGCCGCCCACTTATGCTTACCAGGAATTTTATTAAGTATTCATAATATGCTCATTTATACATTAATAGGTCTTGTGTGTAGGCAGGCGCCACAGTTTTTTACCACCCACTTTACCACCCAAGATCATGTTGTTGGTGGCGGTATTTGATTGATTAGCCACTTGCCCGATTTGTCTGATCCTTCTCTTGTAAGAAGGCCTAAGTTGCGCAATTTGGTAATATGATTATCTACAGAGGTCTTTCCTTGTCCAATTACATTTGATAATTGGGGTTTGGTAATTCTTTCCTGTTCTTGAATTGCCAGTAATATCTTAATAAGCGGAGTGTTTAAATGCAAACTCCAGCCTTCTAACCATTTTTCAAAGGCAACCGGGCGATAGAAAATGACGGTGAAAAAGCCGCCTATTTGAAAGGTAGGTTCTATCAGATTAACTTCTTTCATCGTATCCCGCATGCGCTTAATACCCGATCCTACTTTTTCAACCAGGGCAATCCGCTGCATTAACCCAAAAATTAACGGGTTTCTGGAAAAGCTTTTTGTCCCAAACTCCTCTGGTGTAATTGTACTTACTAACCCTCCCGGATTACTGATTTCCACCCTGTCGTCATATATCTCTACCATTGTTACACCTCCCTTATCATAATAGCTTCTATGGCAAAGTGCATTTGCCAACGCTTCTCTGAAAGCCGTTTCAGGAATTTCAAGTATTTCTTTGCGCGGGCCGCCGTCCTCGCTTTCTATATCGTATCGCAGGTTTAATTTTGAAATGATATATTTCAATGCCTCCTCATATTGCACTACAAGGTTGCCTGTAATCTCTTTACTATCGAGAATATATCGTTTGTCTGTCCCTTTGAAAAGAACACATCGGAGAATAGCATGGTCAATATGGTCTTGTACGTTTTTGGCAAAAAACAATACAGCAGCATTCGTGAACTTTTTATCAGGGGTAATAAGTTTCAGGTTTTCCAGTAATCTATGCTCATGAATATTAGTTGTAATGCCAGCTTTTTCGGTAAACTCTTTAAAATAATCAGAATCGAAATCCTCAGTATACCTGAAGGATGTACAGGGAGCTGTATCAAAAAATATACTATCAGAATGTTGAAAA comes from Paraflavitalea devenefica and encodes:
- the pnuC gene encoding nicotinamide riboside transporter PnuC translates to MNVSEWFTLLGQQLAATPFIQWLALALGVSEVLFAKANKIWLYPTGIAATSLSIFILFEAGLYAECLLNGYYIVMSVYGWWHWVKKKHLPPVKISRCNRREWMIVLLIVLVGFVVFSLSLKHLTGSTVPFWDAWVTCTAWAGMWLLAKRKIENWILLNISNAFAVPLLLHKQLPLYAALTTFLFIVAILGYRKWSKILKKESRIQHPEARSLSAEV
- a CDS encoding tetratricopeptide repeat protein, producing the protein MICKPVVSCVISLCMALTVMAQPSALDKNKVQNLFEEQQYEEAISYLQPVIGSDSANAQALRLLSYAYYMNEDILRAQQCYWKLFDLDSNNITANHYLATIYYNRDPDIAMNFLGRLIRLQPDKAQYHRGLGELLSRAKMKDSALLYLNQAYALAPGDYKNLVSLAETLIDIKNYTKADSLLEIGLARDSLNMSVLKSRIRSAYEAKDYKSIPVPGERLIRLQEVSLNTLTKVVLGYYNLQQYEDCIRVCEYMFSMELNVEAVYYYEAKALAKLKDYKKSNEMLEICLGKAISKNAEMYYFDLGQNHEATRQFKKAVAAYDTAFYLFKAPLALYNCGRIYEAELKNEALARQYYTRYLALAKPEAPDEKRAYAYVKERWGKKKPKK
- a CDS encoding AlbA family DNA-binding domain-containing protein, coding for MTSRELELLIQEKEGYTIEYKQSFPSKLSELATELCAFANAAGGVLLVGVNDKQQITGVTLDNTQRSRIQGVINLIDPAIPIKVWERPVNGKTILCFDCPAGEQKPYAVSGSIYVRNGPNSERIISIEQMRKFFQHSDSIFFDTAPCTSFRYTEDFDSDYFKEFTEKAGITTNIHEHRLLENLKLITPDKKFTNAAVLFFAKNVQDHIDHAILRCVLFKGTDKRYILDSKEITGNLVVQYEEALKYIISKLNLRYDIESEDGGPRKEILEIPETAFREALANALCHRSYYDKGGVTMVEIYDDRVEISNPGGLVSTITPEEFGTKSFSRNPLIFGLMQRIALVEKVGSGIKRMRDTMKEVNLIEPTFQIGGFFTVIFYRPVAFEKWLEGWSLHLNTPLIKILLAIQEQERITKPQLSNVIGQGKTSVDNHITKLRNLGLLTREGSDKSGKWLINQIPPPTT